The Zingiber officinale cultivar Zhangliang chromosome 2A, Zo_v1.1, whole genome shotgun sequence genomic sequence GGCAAAATGTCGCATGAATACCTCTTTAAAGTCTTCAAAAGACTGAATGAAAGATATGGGAAGACGATTGATCCATCTTTGTGCTAAACCTAAAAGAGCAGTTAGGAAAATCTAGCATTTGACCCCATCTATGTATTGATGTAGTAGAGAGGTATTTTTGAATTTACAAATGTGGTCTTCTGGATCAATAGTGCCATTACACTCCCTTATTTGCAGTGCTTGAAAATGTCTGGGTAACTTATCTTGAAGGATATTTTACGAGAAGGGAGAACCCCTAGAGTCTTGTACTTTGTTCAACACACACACCTTTTCCTTTGGAGTGTtaaaccccgtggtagttttgatgtgatcaaccaagttggttaggtcctactttgtgtttgatccttgtgtctgagtatgcaggagcttaggagcacaggaagtcgagcggaagacgcagctagcgagaaggacggcacgggaagggagccgacgggctcggtgcgtccgaatgacgagagaactgcggaagagtactccgatggagcgagaagaacgtgcgcgacgttcgagggacgagaagccggacggaagcctgctcgaggagaaggccggaaattggattcgggtgagccctatttcggttggccacaatcatcCAAAAGAacgaagcttcggaagccaaagtgaagaagaaaatgagtcaaaagaggctggaaattactgtagcaggaagttactgtagcaggaacttgaaggcgccttaaacatgtattgaaggcgccttcaacattgaaggcgccttcattacttgttgaaggcgccttgagccaggtcagaatgaccgttcgagcaccggatagaattctatccactcaccgagctggaggcgccttggaccttgttggaggcgccttggaccctcaggatagaatttccagaggctatttaaaggcccctggagctaggaattaatatcaactcaagcatccaacttgtaatcaattcctagcaactaagtgaacgttctaagtgtaaaaaggcttctccgcctacagtaaaggagattctgctagtggagcttttcatcgccctaaattaacaacctccttggttgtaaccaggttaaattcggtTTTACTTTACTTTCCTGTTTTATTTGTATAGTTGTTATttattgagttgaaatccgaggagggtatattttatttttgttttcagcaattcacccccctcttaccggcctccgtTGCACCTACATGGAGGACTTCGACGGGGAGTTTCCCCTAATGAACCCAAAGATTCTTGTCAAATAGTAGAAATACTGGCATGGGTAGGGAATATCTCTTTGGGCATTTCACAAGACGTGTCGACTTCTGTTGCAGTGTTGGGGAGGCTTCAATGAGTTGGGACGGTAGTTCATTTAAGGGGTTGAGCCTAGGCGGTGTCGACTATTGGGGTTTTCCTCGCAACACAGCCTGTAGTGTAGCCACTACTAGTTTATTGAAGTCTTTTATCGTCATAGTAATGACGTTTAATTTTACTATTCTCAGCGTTGGATCTTCCGATGTCGTCTATCTTATAACATCTCAGTTCAGTTCTTAACTCAGAATTTCCACAGACGACGTCAATTTGATCATACCTGAGAATGTCGATAGTTAAGTTACCAGTGAAGTGTCGTTGATGTTGACTATTTGGGAAATCACCAAGCCGCGTAATCTAGCGAAGCCTTTTGAAGCGCTTGAAATGAAGAACACACCCAGAGGAACGAGTTAGAATGATGGTTAGAGGTTTCTCCGGCGCAACCACTCTGACACCCAAGTAAGGCTTTTGAGAAGGAGAAGTGGGTCACAAAAATTAGGGTTTGATGTGTTACATGCACATACCTTTGCTTGTGAGGGTCGACTACCTTTTATAGGGCTTGCACTGTTTGCCACGTTCTCCCTGTTCTCGCAGACGTTACCACGCTTCGAAATAAATGGCCATTATCACCCATTTATTTCAGAGTAAACAGCTGCGCTTTTTGTCATTTTTACCATAATGGTTGTGTGATCCATGTTCCCCTATAAATAATGATCCATTCAAGAACCAAGTTGGGGCTAGGAGTTGAAAATCGAGAGACAAGAGTGAGCTGGGAAGCATGAGTTGGAAGTTTGTAGTTAGTAGCCTAGAGCTAGGAGTCGATAGTCTCGAGCTGGGAGTCGGTAGTCGGGAGTCAGTAGTCTGGAGCCGGGAGTCGATGGCCTGGAGTTGGGAGTCGGTAGTCAGTAACCTGGAGCCGGGAGTTGGAAGTCTAAAGTCGGGAGTCGGTAGTCTAGAGTCGGTAGTTGGTAGTCTAGAGCCGAGAGTCGGTAGTCAGTAACCTGGAGTCGGGAGTCGAAAGTCGAAAGTATGGAGCCGGGAGACGGTAGTCTGGAGTCGGGAGTCGGTAGTCAATAACCTGAAGTCAAGAGTCGGTAGTCTGGATCCGGGAGTCAATAGTCGGTGGTTTAGAGTCGTAGCCTGAGTTCCTTAATTTTGATTACCATCATGATAAGACTTTTGACCTTTTTTTACTATGTGACCTTCGTTAATTATCTCGTATCataatatattttctaataaaattGTTACCACATCGCATAACAATTAGAACCCAATTATACTTAATAATTATGACCGACTCAAATTTGAGTTTGGGGTACCAATGGGTTTGAGTAGGTACATAAATGTAgagttataaattaattaaaggtTCATGAATAGATTAGGGACACGAATTGATGGGAGGATGAGGAATCATTTTTTTATCACATGAATAGAGATTCAAAATTATTATTCGTGAATAATATGGAGTTACACATTAATAAAGCtcttattaaatttataaataaatgagataaaatgaataaataattttataatatcaaacccactaacttaaccaaatatgcttaaaaggataaaaattttaaataatccaataagtttaaattaaaattttgataatatctaaacgaaatctaacaaaacttaaataaaaatttaaacagtTTAATTCTCTTAGCTTGACTTGAATAAGTTTGAACGACACAACTTGAGTTAACTTaactcatttacaaccctacttaAATGAGTTTACCTAATTTAAATGAGTATTAATTTAAATAGTAGATATTAACATGAAAATAAGTTCAAATAGTTTTCATTTCTAAgaagttgagcagtaaatttcaatattttttcccCAGCAAAATActaagaatatataataaaattaaatcctGATATCTAAGATAACTAAATTATGATACTAATTATAATTACAATGTCCGGGCGACGCGTTGACTAATCCTTCCATTAGCATCAATAGATTTTGTTTTTTCTCTTTGGGGATGAACCGTTGACTTCCGGGTGAGTAAATCAAGTACGGGGTAAAATTATGATAGATGCAAGTTTTACCATTGAAACACTACTCGAAATAAGATCTATTGAACAATTATtaaatctaattatttttttttaaaaaatatcaaattagatcacatattttttaaatatcattATATTATATAATGTATAAAcatattaataaatcaaattattCCCTCGCTTTACACCGGCTTCTTTCTCTCTCTTCGCATCAACAAGATTTTTCTCTCTTGGCAACAAGCAAGGAGGAGATCAAAGTTAACCCTAAGGACGCATTTGATTCGGGGTTAtttttgataaccttggttatctatccaaggttatcaacaaaatctttgtttggtttaagtaatcAACAATTCCGAAGTTATAATGCATGTCTGACACGTCAGCAATTTGGACATCCAAcccggaatcagaaaacctcaGGAAAgcgaggtttttcttgattccggggttaataaattttttaagacaAAATTAACCTCCAATTTTTATCGATTGTGACAAAAATAACCCTACAAGTTTATCAAATAACAATTTGCCACCGACGCTAGAAAACCCAAACTAAAACCCATCCGTGTTCGCGTGTTCCCTGCCTCACAGAAATCCTAGCGTGACGGCGATCCTCCTTGCGGCCGAATCCAGGAATTTGGATTTAGCGAATAAGGAGACGAGGATACCTTGGCGCCGCCATTAAAGGGATTCGACCGGCACAATCGCGCATAGATCTCCTTCTTGCAAAGACGTGCCTTGGCCGTCTCATCCATCGCCTTCCCCATCAAGTACGCATAGTTCTTCGGCAGCTTCGTCTCCCACACGACGCCCGCCGAAGCCGCCCCTCGGAAAGCCCGGCTGAGCCGCGCCGCGCGGCAGACCTCCGGCGGATCAAGGTGCAGCAGCAACTCCGCGATGCAGCTCTCGGGCAAGTCCCCGAGGCCCGCGCCGAGTCCGCCACCGCTGCCGGCGTGTTCCGCCCTAACGATGCTCGAAATCCACGACCCCATCCCCCGCAGCCAATGACACCACAGCGCACCGGAGAAAGGAAGAAAGAGGCATCCACACCGGAATCGATTCCAGGTCGCTCGCTCGCTCGCTCGATCAGGCAGTCGTCGCACTCCGCGGATCGATTCGATGCTTTGCTTGAAGACGAGGGCAAGGAATCCAAaaaaggattatatatatatatatatatatatatatatatatatatataaacagatcGATTCGAAACAGATTTTCGTGGTCCAACTAATAAATCCTATTTAACGCCGACGTGGATCCTGGTCAGCAACGCTTATCTAAAGGATAATAATAAAATGGGGTAATAATAAACCTTCCAGGGTATGGTTTCAGCAACATATTTAACGCCGACGTGGATCCTGGTTAGCAACGTTTCATTCCAGGGTATGGTAAAATCactattaataatataatattatcattattaaatCAAGGGTAATATGGTAAAATATTACATTAGGTTATGtactaaaaccttcaaacaaatgaGATTTTATTAGATTAtctaaattgaaccaaacaaccaATGGTTATGTTtcattccctataaccttggttatgtgattacttggtaatcacataactaaggtaataTACCATAACTTGAACTAAACGCGCCCTAACTATAGTTATTTCTTATTTCTTCCCTATCTGTAGTACCGCCATCTCATTGCCTCGCTAGCCGACCGGTTCACTAATGGCTGCATGCGAGGCGATGTTGCCTCGCAAGGCGACGAGTGGCCACTTCGCATGCAGCCGCATGCGAGGGGGCTGCTGCCTCTCCAGGCTGCTAGTTCGTGAACAACCATACGTACGTGTGAGGGTGGCGATGTCTCACCGACGGTAGGGTTTCTTCccctcttttttattttcttatgttTTAATTGAAGTTGAGTATTTGATGACTGACGAAGTTAGTATTTTGTTTATCCTTGGTCGAGCGTCACTCAAGAGGATTTGGAGCTTATTAGGATGcatttgtaagtaccccgtggtagttttgatgtgatcaaccaagtcaagttagctCTTATTGTGTTTGATTCTTGtacgtctaagtgtgcaggaacttaggagcacaagagtcaagcgaaagacgcagccagcgagaaggatgacatgggaaagaGTTGATGAACCTTAGTatattcgagggacgaggtgctgcagaagagtacactagcAAACGAGAATGAAACACGTGACGTTTTCGAGGGATGAAAAGccagagcgaaagattgctcgatgAAAATTAGCTAAGGAGATGATTTGCTGTAGGGAAGACATCTTCCGTGAACAGTGTCAAAGGCACCATCCAGCACTTGAAGACATCTTCCCTAGCCGTTagccgaagataaaactttatcttcagcgGATAAAGTTTTCAACTTAAAGGCACCTTTAACTctcttgaaggcgtcttccactcACAGATAGGATTTTCCaaaagctataaaaatatctctagagTTAATAATTAATCAACAACTTCTGTATTTATTTCCTAGCTAATACTTGAGCtattcaaagagtgtaagagacttctctgttggttggtcctaggaagatcgtaccggttccaccgtacaaaattttttgtacaagtatcgaacctttcctaaacaacctattgtgttctttagaagttaaattaggaatcacaaacggaacttaatattattgattccaaatttaacttatctgttcttaatggtttagacttagatcacaagcggaacttaacactattgatccaaatccacctatgttataaattcaattaaatattaatttccaaaattgacttccaggactgcatggcgaggcattagtccttcttgggtatgagatcatccaccaccacctagacaaagccttttaaggaaagccaatatttaatttccttatataactctaggtttaaccaaaaagaacaatcgaatcacaaattcgaaaaacaaacaaacacaaactcgaataacaaatttgaaaaactagaatctaatgcctcttgtgtttggaattcttacaaagaaaaataactagcaagatgcggaagaaaattactagttataccttttctttgtatactaataacctcgagatcttctgtcgtattcctcgcctcctcttggacgtcgtgtgggcgacgatcctccaagatgaacaccacccaaagtcttcttcttcttctagtatttggccaccaccaccaacaaggaaacaaagagagcaaggagaaaaggaagggagaGGAGGCCGACCACAATggagatcaccaacaagagaataagaattgatctaTCATAAGGCCTCttctctccttcttttatattacttgtccaaggaaaataaggaaagactttttacaaaaaataaaatcttcctcttgtttttccttttccccttttatttttcctttttctttctcttgattgattcaatcatccaatcaatgattagtttgattggtcggccccttgcttgggcaccaagcaagggtagcCGGCCCttaaaaaggaagaaaataatcttgtaaaaaattttataagcaaagaaggaaaactcttataaaatttttacaagctctcttttaatttcctaatgtagatgttaaaaaaggaaagttttaaaaattaaaactaagttttaaaaattaaaactaagttttaaaaattaaaactaagttttaaaaattaaaaccaagttttaaaattgaaaacttcttttctaaaatttctttttttaacatagttacaaaaaaaggaaagttttaaaatttaaaactctcttttaaaaaactatGAGGAtagttaaataaggaaagttttaaaaacttttgaaactctcttttaaaccatgtggcctaattcaaataaggaaagttttataattttaaaatttctcttttaaaacttgtaaatatctacaaagagaagattttaaaaatttaaaaacaccccttaactttgaattatgtggccgacccccttgcacaAAGCAAAGGTCGACCACCTTGAAGGAATTTatggccggcccttggcttggtcaccaagccttgggccgacccttCTTGGACACGAAGGCGGGCTTtcattggatggacttgaggctttaatgaggctacgacagggacctagaggagaaattggttttagccttccgacgagcttgagtatcttatgttcgccccgaacacacaactcaagttcatcaataataacgcattccactagagagttattattacactaccgcaccaatcccaaattacattatggactccttcttatcatgagtgtgttagtcttcctgtgtttaagatatcgaatgtccattaatttaatcgagttactgacaactcactttaattaatgtcttagtccaagagtagtaccactcaacctcattgtcatgttagactaagtccacctgcagggtttaacatgacaatccttatgagctcctcttggggacattctcaacctagattactaggacacattttccttctataatcaacaacacacactataagtaatattatttctcaacttatcgggtctattgatttaccgagctaaatctcaccctttgataagttaaagaaataaatacatgtgcttgttattatattatgattaagagcacacacttctataataactaaggtctagtttttattaagtcagtataaaaagaacttacataaaatggtcctactcaatacacttagagtgtactagtgtaatttattagtcaagataaactaatacataaatacactacgactattccaatggtttgttcctttccatctcagtcgtgagcaactgtttataatttataaagacttgataacatgatcttctgtgtgtgacaccacacaacatgttatcaacaatataaattaattgaataactacacttaacaaataaatatagacatttgaccaacgtgattcttttatttcaaaaataaatgtttacaaaagctaagcttttagtatacacactaACATTCTCCACCTTCaataaagaagatatttttagtgGCACTTCGTAACCGCCTTgtattaataaccacctaggttgtaaccaagtaaaaatcctagTCTCTTATCTATTTCTTTTTAAGTTGTTATATTTGGTTAATGTTGTGAAGGGGAGCCTtagtgcaacggtaaagttgttgtcatgtgaccaaaaaaGTCATGGGTTTGAATCCTGAAAATAACCTCttacaaaaagcagggtaagactgcgtacaatggatccttcccggagaccccgcatgacgggagcttcgtgcaccggactgtcctttttttatatatttggTTCATGTTGTGTCCCTGCTAAAACTAGCTCAAGATTATTCTAACTTATTTTTCAGGGTAATTCATCGTCCTCTTGTCAGCCTATATGCTCCAACAATATTTTGTGGACGGATTAGGAATGTAATTTTGACTACCTCCAAGTAAATTGATCATCTTTATTAAAAGCTTTCTAGATCATTGTTCCCCTTTTGATGTTGTTTGCTCAATGTACCAAACCATAGAATGCCCTGTTGCTCAACGTATGTTTTACAAGGTTGATTGTCTTTGAATGGTAAAGTGAACTAGGCTAATCTCTTCTTTATGAACTGTTTTATCTGTGATGGATTAGCTTTTCTAGGTGGTTGCGCTTCTATCTGAGCATGAGAATAGTTTTGTTCTCGGAGTAATCGGTTGTAGTGTCTCAGCTTGAAGGCTAGCTTCTCATAGTCATGTTGCTACAAGTAATTTGTCTCCAATTAGTACATTGTCAATGAGTAACTACATGTTTGTGGGTACAAGCGTTTGTTAAAGTAAAGGATGCAGGGCTAAATGTAGGATTTGTGAAATCGATCCACATAGGTTAGGCTGCTATCTCCTGAAAATATTTCCTGGGTTCTAAGCTGGAGATGATTTGCCTCGGCTGTTTAGTTTTCAATCCCGAGAATATGCTCactaatgattttttttcttcttttgtcgTTTCATGTTTCACAATTACGAGTGTCCTATGTTCAACTTTCTTAGGCAAGAATTCTTAGGATCCCATGTTTCTCCTCCACCTCATGCAAATACTTTTTAGTTCTTTTTGTTCTGTTAGAGCATATCTTATTTGAACTAATTTAAATTTCTTATTTGATTCATTAGTTCTTGTGTGATTATTTCTTGTTTGAAAGATGTATCCATTTCATAGATTATGAACAACATTGTGTTTTGATAGGATCTGATTTGCCTGCTCACATTTGATATTTTTGTAATTGTAACTAAAAATTTCAAAGCTACGCTACTATACATCTCTTGTTAGTTGGATTCCCATTTCTCATTGGACATTGGGGCAGGGACAGATTGGTGTCCAATTAAACCTACAGAGGATTGATGTGAGAGTATTACTTGTTTAAGATGTTATACTTATTAGAAACATATTCTAAAAACAATGAACATTATCATCTTCTCTTCTGTTAATATGTTCATTCTAGCAAGAAGTAATTTCTTCTCCGCTCCTTGTTTGCTCCTTTAACAATAACTTTATGCTCACCAAATTCTTTTACCTTGCCTATCCAGACAAAGCTGTAAATCCTGAAAGaactataaatataaaaaaatttgaagcTTGATAATATAAATGTCTTAGATAAATAGAGGGAGCCTTACTAGACTCTAGGTTCAATAGGTCATCAAGTCAGCCAAGCTGATGGATAGAGATGAGAGCGTGCATCTTAAATGATCATTTGTTTTTGGAAAATTAAATGCTGGTAGCGTCTTAACTTCCTACCAAATTTGATACTTGCTCCAGTAGGTTGTCAATATTCCTTTTAGATCTTCACAACATTAGTTTCTAATTTTTGTTTGTTCATGTTTCATGCATATATATTATTaactttatatttttattattttatttcaattATACAATTATATGCGTTGTATTTGAAGGTGACAGCTATTTGAATTTTTGTAAATCAATATGAAATATGGAGAGCTGTTAATCAAAGGTTTGCCGTTAGTTTTAATACTAGAAATCAAGAGTATGGTTGTTTGGGGAAATATGGAGAACTGTTGCACCTTGCATTAACTACCAGGACAATTtatcaagatatctaaaaaataaaaaataaaaaatcacttagttatttatttatttttttaaaatactctTTTGCCTAAATTGCTCCTACATTGCTCttaattatagtaaaaaaaaaatattatactcATCCTAAATATTCATTACAATTCGTTTCCAGATAATGTGAATTGAGATAAATCATAAAATTAGCATATAACTTATCGTCAAATGATTAGAGAGTGAGAAATTTTTCCCCAAGAGTATGCCCATCGAAAATTGATCCTTATTCCACTGTAATAAACCTATCATCCTTTAACTAACTGAGCATCCCCTGTGTGTTGGTGCAGTTGGCAGAAATGATTAAACATGAATTTTGATTAATGACAGAAAGTTAGATGTGTCTGTGATCTAACCTTATTACCGAGTGTGTAGGGTTAACTAACTTAATGGGTCAAGAGGACCAAACACTAGGCAGTAAGTCCAGTCGAGATGTGTGATTCCCGATTGGCGAAGTTTAGATGTGAAATTTGGGCAAGagatcgggatgttcgattcccgattgGTTAAAGTCTAGAAGTGCGATTCTGGATTGGCGAAGTCCAGATATGAGATTTTGGCAGAagatcgggatgttcgattcttgATGGGTTGAAGTCTAGATGTGCAATTCTGGCAAGAGATCGAGATGTTCGATTTTTGATTGGCGAAGTCCAGATGTACGATTCCGGTAGGAatacctggtgggtcagattggGCGTCGAGGAGGTAACTCGATACTTAGTAAGTGAAGGTAAATCATTGGAGGAGAGTAACtcagtgaggacgcatcccggttGAGGGAACAATAAGTGTTGGTTTAATTTAGGTTcatttcagaaacctaaattgagaccctgactaaatCCTGCTTTCGGAGATACATGATCTAATTATTATTTAATACTATGTTTATTGtgataactttattttacaggttaGATATTTTTGTATTGGACTAATACATTTTGTAGGGTAAAATGAGCACAAAGTGCCTCGGTTAACAGTACCCGAGACACCTTCAAGCCGAGGAAAGGCGCCTTGAGTACTGTTTCTGGAAGGTACCTTCGGGAGTttgaaagtgtagcttgttataGTTTTTCTATTCTTTCTTTTGTACTTGATCTTCTCTTCCAATGGTTTCAGAAGAGGTTCTTAgcggattatccatcgataggtccgcggaacCTATGTTTTGGAGTAAGAATCACCGAGGCTCTAAACAAAGTAAAACCGAACGTGTGCCTTTTTACttgttttgttttcgtattttttcGCTATGTACTTATTTTATAAAACtgaaaaaattagttttttaaaatcacatgattcacccttCTTTTTCATGTACGTCTCCATCCTCTAACACTGTGTATCCTAAATTGCTCCTAAaagaatggattcattcccaaaccttgtatttggttgatgggaatgaaatCAAAATTTTGTAATGAAATTCAAAAACTTGGGTATAGATGAAACTCACCCTCTCCCTTGAGGtttgatggaatgagaatgagaattaagttttggacgacaatacccttagtatatttgttcaatttttattttatttcactCTCTCTTAttgttttctctcatcatactttctctagaGTTGTCAGACGGGCtaacccgtggcggggcgggtcggcccgtggcgggctaaccatttggcggggcggggcggggcggggcgggctaacccgccaacttggcgggttgggaaatttccaacccaacctattctaaggcgggttgcgggtttggcaggccaacccgcgggcctatcaaaaaattttaaaaaaattaaaaaatatttcatatctttaacattttacttcgaaaaagttttatacaattaaatgtatacataaacatgtattttaaatataaatgaacacaaacgagtacttatgttggatgaaaagtattatttttatttcaaaattataacaaagaaagataataaattgtcctaaaacttaacttacatgtgtttttcaacccgcgggccaacccaagcccgagcgggccaaCCCGCGCGGATCGCGGGCCTAGGTGGGTCGGCCCAcgacggacttgggttgataaaattccaacccaacccgcttaaattatttGACGGGGTGGgtcaacccgacgggcccaacccaaattgacggctctaactTTCTCTATTCTTATTTTATgatcatatttttttctcttctcattctctctc encodes the following:
- the LOC122044322 gene encoding F-box protein PP2-A13-like; this encodes MGSWISSIVRAEHAGSGGGLGAGLGDLPESCIAELLLHLDPPEVCRAARLSRAFRGAASAGVVWETKLPKNYAYLMGKAMDETAKARLCKKEIYARLCRSNPFNGGAKVSSSPYSLNPNSWIRPQGGSPSR